The nucleotide window acgtgaactatatgatgatatattcagtgcttcagatatccgttttagcccaattcgacggtctgataaaatcatgtaatgaactgcatcgatattttcgggaactgacacagaaactggccttgcGGATCGGTCATcgtcttcaatggaaaatttgacTCTTTTGACGCTCgcaattcaatttttcacggtcgcatactaaggacattgatcaccaaggttATTGAGCATATCTtagtaaatctgcttacctcttaacctttttaaatacaggtacttgatgatggctagATACtagaatttttctattttcacaatttcggtggacatcttttttcttttgatttattgcgtaactctggtttactttttgaCGTTAGAGTTTACACTGGcactaagttattgttcgttgctatggtgacgcaatattttgtttatacatggaagtggtctaggctaactagatatcaatatatcctcgtattcaTGGAGCGCCAGAGTAATAAATCTTCGTACCCTTGCAAAACCCAGAATTAAGTTCATGGTCTTCTCTATTATCAAGACATGAGAAATTGAGAACTATTGCCTTATACtgtcatttaaaaatttgagaGACTATCATGACCAGTTGGACAGCTACTTAATTTAACGGTGGTTAGTAATTTAATGAGACATTGAATCATCAGTACTAAAGATATTTAAGCAAATTAATACATAAACTGGCCAGTAAAAATGATGGAATTGGCCAATATATGAATAAGCTTAAAGCGCGGTTGGCGGAAGCGACCAATTACAgaattaagttaggttaagtaaagttaggttagatttctACTCAAagatcaattaaaaaacatacttGAGTATATTTTCTTACGTTACACGCTGAATATATGAGCAAATACATTCTATAACCTGATTATTTATAGAAAGAATAAGGATGAGATTTCTAACCGATCAATTCCGATTTGTTAACTCCAATTTATTTATCTTACTAATTTTTGTTCactttactaataatttttaattaccaaAAGGATAAATGTGCATTTCGTCATTTTCAAATTACCAAAACTACTGCTTGAAATCGGTGCCTTTAAATTCTGTTATTAGGGTAGTCAACGAtcagagaatgaaaaaaatgttttgaataaatctgaattgtttcatttgaaagtatttgattttttctattttggcTTATGGTATGTATGTAAGAtgataattctattttattaaaaatgtatagtATGCCTACTTGCTATGAGTATTATAACAACTATAATGGAcgtttatcaaattaatttgaagtcaGACATTCGCAGTAAAGGATATATAGCTGACTTATATAAAGCAATGCTTGAACTGACACTGTATTTAACAAAcatatagtaattttttgtttattcaagaagaaaaagaaattaattcttTAATTAGTATTTATGCTTGTAATACGCCAATTGGCTTGTTCCGTTTTTcgtcaaatatatttttcatttcgttaattgatttttgtgtAAGAAATTAATATGTTGTCAACCTTCAAAAGTTTGATAAAACCTTACTGTCGATTCCAAATTATTCTCTTTATCTACAAAGCCTACCAGAGCCAACAGCTTTCAGTATATTTTTACTAAGTTTGTAGTGAAATTATTATGTATTCTCGCTAGtaagttttctttatctttttaACTTTGTAATATCGCCTCTTCTTTGAAACGAGAAGAAATTAGTTCCGtaagaatataaaaatctattagCTCTATAGAAAAAGAgcaaagtaaaaaatatattaaataatctCAACAACGAgcataaagaataattttaccaaaaattttaccACTTGTAGGCTTAGTAGGTGAAgaggattttttaaaattaatttctttacaaTCTGAATTATACAGGAGGAGAACAAAAATTTCAGATAGGCCAGTTTGTAGACATggtattttttttcactttatcgAACGTCATACGAGCTATCTGAATGGCGGGAGTGGTGCGTTCATCAGTGTGCATCCTACATTGTTCaggtaaaatatcaatttttcaaatcattccAAAGAGTTCCcttctgtttttattatttttattgaacttttagCAACACGAATCTATCATTGccagatatttttattgttgtttaagCTGTCccagatattttttcaaaatatttttgtattgctggaatttttatatgatgttatttaagtatctaaaaatctaaaatttaccAAACAATAATTCGATTGTTAAACCTCCGTCCAGACCGAATAATAGCACTAAAAgtctcaattttttgtatatcaaCTTCtgtatgtgaattttgagaCGTTTTATCTGGCAGGGTTTTGCTAACATCTACTGCGCTgaatttgatatcaaaattgaaCTAGATGTGCTGGGAATATCTACCTTTGACGATAAACTAATTTCAGTTAGATTAGACATTTTGTCTGTAACTGCTGTAACAAATTTCGtgatatcatataaaaatttcaagcaTACTAAAGCATTtgaacagaaaatttttttctaatgaaaattcaAACCACAGGAAAAATATCTggcaataataaatttatgctgcaaatagttaaataaaaattctaacaaaaaaaagaaacttcttcaaataatttgaaaaattgatatttgaactGTACAGGTAGGGTGCGCACTGATGAACGCAACCACTACCGCCATTCAGATAACTTGTATGACACCCGGGAGAGTGAGGGAGATACCAAACTGGCACACCTGAAATTCTCTCTCTAATACGTTTCTAACTCTTAGACTAGAAGTGgttaaaaaaaagaagtaacTACTAATCAATTAACGAAACAGgaaatatatttgatgaataacTTATCAGACCAATTGGCATGTTACATGCTTGGATATGAAGATCTTTATAAAGAACTCATTTTATAACTCCgatatttgattaattaattattacgAGGGATTTATGGATAAACTACAGATTAATCATGGAACTGTAAAATTAAATGGAGTTtggtttttcaaattaaagtaaatattaaataacaactggcacaaatacaaaaatagtaACTATATAATCACACATTTTGGTTATATATTTTAACCTCGAGTATCATTTTTGACAGTTATGGAAATTAAAGTGTCATATTTTAACTAAAGATACACAAATTAAGTtctcattttcaataaatttcagatTTAAGATctagtaataaattttatacaattctaTACAGAAATTTGTcctaatgaaaagaaaaaacataacCGTATGATTTTTGTCTAGGAATTCGATTACCATGTCCAAACTAATCAAATACCGACACAACACATAAACCCAATCAAACAAATAGGAGAGAAAGGTCCGATTCACACTATTCCCGCACCAAATTTGAGTTTACGAGATAAACCAAGTATCGTAGAAGAAGTACGCAACGATATCAATTATCAACATCAAAATTATGCTAATAATAATCACGGTACACACGTTACCATTCAAAAAAGTCATGAATATCAAGTAACCGAACCTCCGGAACAAAACCAAAAGCTCCACAGAGCCCAGCAAGAACACCAAAAGCAAATTCAACTACAGATTCAGAAACAGATTCAACAAATGCAGCAACAAAACGCTCAACTTGAACTACAGAATCAACGGCAGCAAACGCAGATAGATCTTCAAAATCAACAACAGCAAATTGTGATAAATAGTGATCCGGTGTCAATACATCAATCTTTAGACGAGAATCCGCAAGGAGATATAATATTGAACAGTAATTTAAGTCCTCAAGAGCTGTATCAACTTGTCAATGCCAATTATCCTCATTTCAATTTCCAGAAAACAACATCTCCTTCTGTAAGtactcaatttttcatttattcttatGGAATTCATTTTTAGTATCAACGGGATGTACTTCATTAGCTTTAGTACTATGATTCCATTAGAATTATGAAAACTATCATGACATAGAAATTAGAAGTCCGTAACATTCACAATTTTTCCACTGtgtcatatattattttataatcgaatgtgaaaatatgaaatttttcttctcACATTTGAAAACTTTAACATACATCTGCTTAAACAACACCAGATACAAACAATTTTGAAACCATAATTTATTTCTGCAACCAAGAACGTTGTTCCAGGTTTACGAAAATTGAATCgaccaattattttattcagaagtattttaattttataaactttataaaaacTTGAACTTTAAATACTTGTAAGATTTTTCATTACATTGTAATGCTTTTATTGAgctttttgaataaaatgttcgTCACGTTACTCACATGTGACGAAGAGTTAGTTGAAATCCATAATTTTCTGGAGCCGAAAACGAGTGAAGCAAATCAAGTGAAGTAGAAATGTCATACACTGTCCTTTACGGATGCCTTATTTTTATGTGTTAAAAACAAAGtacagaaataaaattcataatacaTTTTAGTTCACTCTTATGTTTTTATGAAGCGTACTCAGCTTCCACAGCATTGCTGCATTCACGTTCTAGAGGCGCTGGAGACTAAATCGAGactaatacattttttgatacttttttttgttaccCTCGTAGTTATCGATATAGAATTCGGCAAGATTACTGGATTTTCAACCCTATATCTTTTTAGACTTTAGACTTTTAGACAAATCTGCTCCTGCATTTACTAATGACATTTGTAGTTATTTATTCATCTTCAGGTTAACGTTATTCTCCAGATAACTAATACTAAAAACCATTCGATTTCAAACATAGAATAAATTTATCTGCCAGGATACGTCACTGAGGTTTAACATTTCATGAAGAAAATGCCAATAAGAAAGTCACTTTGGAAACAGTAtcttttgctttttatttattctcatGGGCTcctttttacattatttatatttcaaaaatgcgTGTCTCATACGTGAACTGTTTTGTACATTAAGTGTACATTAAGTGGAacatatttcaactattttcgTTTACAAAATTCTCGTAATTTTGCGTATTTTAAAATGTCGGCacagtttttcataattattgtaCTCCTCAGCATCGAGTACCGAGACCATAATAATACGATCAAcataactgatttaaaaaagaattgaaaataagtgACTTTCACATCAGTTATCTAAAGAACTTCATTAGGACTATTGTACATCATTAAAAATATGCATAAAGGCGATATCATTACAAATACTCCCTCTCCAACACTTTCTGGATAAAAGCAAGACAAACAACTTCAACGTGCATTTGTATGAATTTAACGAGCGTTTGAATCGATACAAATATGTCAGTTTACTTTTCGGTTATCTAAATcactatatattttatgtttcagAAGAATCCATTGTTTCAAGTCAACGCAGATTTTCTGGAACAGTTTCCAAAAGATTCCGCCCATATAGCATCTGATAAAATAACATTCCAACCAGAATACCAATCGTTTAATTATGACGAACAATCTCACCAGAAGAGTTTAGCAAACAAAGACATGACCAACTACAATGAAGAAAATGACAAAGGAATATCGTCAAGAAATTCAGTAGATCCTTTGGATGAAGCTGATTTGGTAAATTATTTCGACGCTAGAACTGATATAGCGGAAAATAAAGTTGAACAGGATAATAAAAGTTCAACTAAAGACGGTTTAGAAGAGAAGTTGATGGAAGCCACTTTATATTCATCTTTACCGAACAAAGAAGTTGCTGAACGTTTAGCTCAGCTTCAAACTGctggaaaaataaatagtaatctcaTGAAATTAAGTACTACAAAACAAATATCTAATGCCCCCTTGACTATTGTAATGTCCGACGAATACGAAACGGAAGAAGAAACTATTAAGGGCCGTCGGAAGGAAGAAAGTGAAGCAAATTTACACGATTATGATGATATTGAAAGGAATATCAGTTCAGAAGAAGTAAACTCTGAATATGGACATAGAATAAAACCAAAGAAGCGAGCAGAATAATTAtctgatataaatttatttatttatttatttgttttcttgcCATTCTATTTATTGAATgctctatttttgttatttgttaataaaacaatatttttaaaagtttgtgtACCTACATATTCATAAACACTTCCCCTAAATTGATGTCAAGTAGGAAAGGCGATCATTAGCTACCAACAAGTATCAGAAAAAGTTTCGAGTAATCGAGCCTGAATCCCGCAAATGAGAAATTCGTAatctatatttataatttttgccATTAAAATTGCACATGTTTGTACTTTTTCATTGTCCTGATAGAAAAGAGCTTTCTGAACAAATATGGTTGTTTCtcatgaattttcaataaatcgaCTCCATAAGTAATCataatatttcgattatttcaCCCTGTTGACCTTAGTGTATGTGAATTAGATTACGTGAATCTCGAAAGGTTTGCCTAGATTTCATTGTATGACAAATATATTCTGGCTTTCTTTAGTGTCAATATTTCGGCTAATGTTTGATCTCTGGCATGTTGTGTTGGACCCACACTTCGTCTATACAGCAGTTGAACTATGTTAAAGGCTCCTGGGAAGTTGTCACACGATTGCGTTTATGGTTGTTTGTGAGCTAACGTGGCATATATCTTAGAAAGCTTCCTTATACCCAAAATAATATCCATAGTTAAAATTACCGAAGTATATGAACTGTGAAGATAATGGTTCCAAgtcatgaaatttttgtattgatattCACATTTgcgatatttaaaataaatccgAAGTGTTAAAGTGAGAGAAAATCCAGTACCAGCATTACCTTATTTTTTCGTTTGTGAGCTTGTTTGTCAATTCTCCTTTGAACTGAGAGCAAGAGgcttatttgattaaaatttcgTTCGACAGAGAATTCAAACCTCCGATCTCCGTACTGGAAATTAAGCACTTCAACAACCTTACCAACAACACCTTTCTGATTCGATACAAGTTTCGATGAGATGTACGTATATAAGCAGCGGATTGTTTACAAGAAAGtggtataaattaaataaatatagcttgaaaaaccaaaaaacaggCTTTCATAGCATATGAAACTGAAAAGTGAATAACAAAATATAGTGTAAACAAACCAAAGAActattttcacaataatactatcttatttttcattcattactGTTTTAAGcttatgttgaaaattattttttcacgttcTTGCAATGAACACAActttattgaactatatttacAGGAAAAAGTGGATTTTCAATGCATtagtgcaataaatatttatttcgtgCAATTACACGCGAAGTCAGTAATTCGCGTTCTCAGCACAGTccacaaaatttaatttcacgGCCATTACCCATAGCAACGGCCGCGAATCCAAACGTCACTTCAAAATACTACAAAGACAaggcttatttttttttatacattaatacttatattttttagggtgaatattaacattaatt belongs to Diorhabda carinulata isolate Delta chromosome X, icDioCari1.1, whole genome shotgun sequence and includes:
- the LOC130901546 gene encoding probable basic-leucine zipper transcription factor K isoform X2 encodes the protein MLHKPPQGLYQKHPPMAVRGPPVRQRPGNHIPILVANTHNNIKMPSNGLSHQLALSLPQRPVTNPVRNIWKNPINSINLQPDIAFKVPVPVPPTEKPFRSAPSVPNPEFDYHVQTNQIPTQHINPIKQIGEKGPIHTIPAPNLSLRDKPSIVEEVRNDINYQHQNYANNNHGTHVTIQKSHEYQVTEPPEQNQKLHRAQQEHQKQIQLQIQKQIQQMQQQNAQLELQNQRQQTQIDLQNQQQQIVINSDPVSIHQSLDENPQGDIILNSNLSPQELYQLVNANYPHFNFQKTTSPSKNPLFQVNADFLEQFPKDSAHIASDKITFQPEYQSFNYDEQSHQKSLANKDMTNYNEENDKGISSRNSVDPLDEADLVNYFDARTDIAENKVEQDNKSSTKDGLEEKLMEATLYSSLPNKEVAERLAQLQTAGKINSNLMKLSTTKQISNAPLTIVMSDEYETEEETIKGRRKEESEANLHDYDDIERNISSEEVNSEYGHRIKPKKRAE
- the LOC130901546 gene encoding uncharacterized protein LOC130901546 isoform X1, encoding MKIILLILLSICTILNAIEYSRYKNRIPPRQHRVPPSQQFSKKWHQGGPLIQGHQGLPHQAIPHNMLHKPPQGLYQKHPPMAVRGPPVRQRPGNHIPILVANTHNNIKMPSNGLSHQLALSLPQRPVTNPVRNIWKNPINSINLQPDIAFKVPVPVPPTEKPFRSAPSVPNPEFDYHVQTNQIPTQHINPIKQIGEKGPIHTIPAPNLSLRDKPSIVEEVRNDINYQHQNYANNNHGTHVTIQKSHEYQVTEPPEQNQKLHRAQQEHQKQIQLQIQKQIQQMQQQNAQLELQNQRQQTQIDLQNQQQQIVINSDPVSIHQSLDENPQGDIILNSNLSPQELYQLVNANYPHFNFQKTTSPSKNPLFQVNADFLEQFPKDSAHIASDKITFQPEYQSFNYDEQSHQKSLANKDMTNYNEENDKGISSRNSVDPLDEADLVNYFDARTDIAENKVEQDNKSSTKDGLEEKLMEATLYSSLPNKEVAERLAQLQTAGKINSNLMKLSTTKQISNAPLTIVMSDEYETEEETIKGRRKEESEANLHDYDDIERNISSEEVNSEYGHRIKPKKRAE